cgtctgggacgttggcattgtacgatatgagTGATAATCTGAGTGTTCTAtccgattctgaatggttcattgggcaacGGTAAATTGTGTACGGATGTGTATTACGagttaaatggccaggtatgaattaacttgatATCCACTTGAGCTAAGGTATGATAATACTATGAACCTTTGTTACAAATCATGTGTAATGTTAATGAAGAATTTGTGCGTTTGGTATATGTATTTGGCTTGTGAACGAATGATATGTGAATCATTGAAATGTTACTTAACAGGTGTACATATAAATCGTGTATTCGGCTACTTAGTTATCATATAAACATTGGATGACATTTGATGATTCTTAAGTTGTATAAAAGAGTAAATGGATGTGCGGTTATTTTGGCTATTAGTTGGAAGATGATttataattgattaattaatagtATTCGGCTTAGATGGTTAAAAATACATTTCATTTAGTTAATATGAACGAAATAtgttattgagttgtttattgcttatgacttactaagctgtggtagcttactttgtgtaatatgttactctgttttatagattttgaagtcaagctacaagtTCGGGGATCGACAGTCAAGATCATCACACTTTCTACAGCTGTGGTACCTTTGAActaaacttgaattatggcatgtataggctggttttGGAGTTAAATATTTTGGAAACGAATGTATAtacaagccatgcgaaaatggctaaattacttaCGTTGGTTTTTGATTGTGCTTTGGTTGTGGTTGTTTCTTTTCTTATGTTCGGTTTTAGATTGATAATGGTATAAGTTCATTTTGATTCATATGTTgtgtgccatggatgaatatagTATGGGTTGTGTATTGAAATGTTGAATTAGGTTAGTGACTTTGCATGAGGTAGGGAGAAATATGCTGTAACTTATAAACATTTATAAGTGATGCTATATGATTGAGTAACAAAGTTGGATTATAATTTAGTAAGTGACAGGATAAGTTCGATCATAAGCTTGCTATATTAATTTGGATTTGTTCGAGATAAGGTGAAATAtacatatgtgaatttgtttTTATGCTTTACTTTAGATTCGTAAATGCATGGACATAATTCATAGTAAGCCTAGATTTGGGTACTACCATTCGGTGATGAAAGGTAACAAGTAGTAAATACATGTTAAAATtgttttgattatttatttgACATGTGCGCTTAAATGAAGTGTGTGCAAGGATTGTTATTAGCAATTTATCTCCAGTTTGATAAGTTAATGAATTTTTGcatgataatatattaaattatcatTAGGGCTCTTTTAGGGACTTATGCtaaatggtaaaaaaaaaaaatgcggTTGAGTTTGGTAATAAATATTGCATTCTTAATGCGATAATGatttattaatttaacattttaatttgcCTTATAGTTTTGTTTGGTCATGATCAGTTATAATTACTTATATGTTTATAAGTACATAAAAAGTGAAATAGACTGCCTTAACGTATGACTTATGAATAACATAATAGTTAAAGTAGTAATGCCATATAAatagataaaacaaagaaataataatGAGATAACCTGTACATACACGTGACATATGTATCCATTAAGCCAAATGATTAATAATGATGCCATAGATGTGTTCCATGTTTCGTGTATGAAGTAAACATTTAAATTTTGTATGTACATTTTAGATTATACATTATTTGTGATGTATTCTAtatcttaaatttattttaagatttgataatgaattgagtTATGAGCTTATATGTGATCTGAATtttgatttataatttataaacgACGTTTCTATGAATAATAGTTtaatcggtaatacctcataaccttaatcTAGTGACagatacgagttaagggtgttacattattagtttcattttcatcattttatcacCTAGCATAGAAATTTCTAGAAGGCATATTATAAATGCGAGAGTCAGTTTAAGGACTCACCTGACTTATGCCTCCTTTACAGCTCCAAATTCTGGATCTAGGCCTTTTTCTAACGGTTAGTTTCAATCACTACTACAGAACAGGAAACCCATTAAGGTCTAGCCATAAACCCTTAAATAGAGCCTTATGTCATTAACCTTACCCGAAAGAATGAACTTATTCTTATAAAACATATCATGGAAGATCTTGGATTTTACCTTGGCATGAACCACCCATAGGTAAAGATCCAGATTAGCACGAAGCACTCTCGACTGCTTTAGATCTAGACCAAAGAAATACTTTtttaaaaagagaggaaaaactcCCCTTCTCTAATTTCAGATTATCTAAATATACAATGTTTTTCCCTATAAGGACTTGACACACATCAAAAATCTTATTCTACCTACCGTATGGGTGGTTTATAGCAATAAGGAAACGTATACAACAATCCGCaattatatgtataaataattatttttgggtCAAGATAATGCATAATTATGCGTCAACAACTATCCTATATACAAGATAACAAAATGATATATTAAAAGTATGATATAGGGATTCAGGAAGGAAAGGAAGGGAAGTGTATAAGCAAAGTAAGGCTGACGAGTTAATGGTTTTGATTTTTAACATtagataatataaatatttatgaaaaagacATAGTTTTACCTTTTTTTTATCTAGATTTTCAGATAACTCGAATTGCGCAATTCATATTTGAGTTAAActgaaaaatttaattttttttatttgagtttattcaaataactcgattaacttgaataacttgaactatttaattcaaattttaaatttttattaagtttttgAATAGTAATTTCTAGGTCCATTCTAGATGTGTAAAAtagtaatttctttaaaattttaaggatttttatagttttgtactttttaaatttttaataattatttatgatttttacaatttttaccattttaatatttttttgtaaTATTCGAAATTTACGTCCAAAATAAATTTGGAACAATAGCTGTCTAAATTCATTCAAAGtaaaattttagtaatttttttataattttaaggtcttttatataatttttaaaatatatgttgGTATAACACACCACATCAAGAACTTATTAACATAGTATTTTACGTGTTAGCTCTATAAGCCACGTTAATATTATTAACAGTTAAACCAATTAACTAATAATTTCTAAAAgagttaattaaaatttttaattataagaagtcagttattattattatttttattttttacgatAACTTTTAAACCTTTggcttaataaattttatataattttatttacctTATCATATTCATAACTTTTTTCTTTgacatataatatttataatattttttatctcataaaatattaagaCTAACTCGAGCCAAAAACATAAAGATTAAAGGAGTTAAAGCGTACTAGCTATTCAATTATCAGGATATCAATACCCTAAAAATTTAGATCTTCTGGAGAGGGATGAAAGTTTATCTCACTAACGGTTAtgcatttaaattttaattaaataataattttaagttcgatagaatttataaaattaatatttttaaattggaTTAACAATCAAATTGGTTAGATTGTCCATTCGTTGGTCTAACTGattcaattaaaaaattattaaaaattttaaaaaattaaatttaaacaaataacaTTTTTAACAGGTTCAATCCTTTATCAATTTTCAATCTGAATAATTCAAAACCATTATCCAAATTGATATCTAACCAACTGGTCCAATTCAAACAAGGGTCACATCGTAAAACTGAAACCCCATTTATATGCCTAGCGAATTGAGGCAAAGAAATATAGATCTCACACATTAAAACTATAGTTAAAATATGTACGTCCATTATTTACAAAATCTACTTATAACACATTCTGATGCCAGACCCATCCTTTTGGAGTCTGCACAGTACCTCTCTCCATTCCATGCCAATACACCACTCCATGGCACCTACTCCGTAATTAGCTCCTCAATTTCGTTTCTAGGCGTTGGAAGCTGAAATTACAAACGTCACTGGACATTAAACCACAAGGAAACTCAAATCTCAAGCCTCTGGAGCATACAAATAACAAAAAACAGAGTCCGAAAGGAACTCTTAGGagcataaagggaaaaaaaagaaaaagaaaagaaagaaaaggtatTAATTGATTTATCAGCATTAAACTGAGTATAGTTTACAACTAATGTTTTCCCTTAAATGCCCATAATCATGGCCTGAGCTGCCCTGTGAACACAAATAAGTAATTAAGATTATGATGAAATGCTTGATGTCTTGAGTTCCAAATTAAACACCTTCATTAAAGTGTGGACTAGTGAATGGTGTTTCAAGCAAAAAGGAGGAAATCAAAGTTATCAAATTACACAATAGAGAAGCATTTGAATCTAGATTAATGCATGCAGATTGCGCATAGCATGATGACCTTTATTGGTGGGTTACCAAGCATCAAGTATATGTAGATAAATATTTGAAGAAATTGACTGCCATTTTAACACTTCTTTCATCTCCATTCTTATCTTGTTCATGCATGACTAATACCACATTAAGAATATATGCTAAAATATACACTTTTTTCATGTCAACATTCTTAATTTGTCCATGATTCATGGGGCATAATCATCTCGTATATCTACTGACGACATAGATAAAACATCCAGGAGCAAAAGAAGTTTCAAGACATAAAATTGGCAACCAAATAGCTTTTTGTAGATGTGAACAATGAATCATATTCCATAGATACaaggaaaagaaataaaaggatgaGGATTTTGACTTTAATGTCCCATTATGATACAACTCCAGAAAGAACTGGTAACTtgaattcaggtaaaattttccTTGTATCTTCATGAAGCTACATAGAAAAAGAATTTTGAATCTTAAATTAGATAGCCACATTTAGTTGGACTTGGATGATGGGTCCTCCATCTAAGGAGCCTCCAGTATACAATTAAATTTTAATCCTAATAAGATAGTTTGATGAAAGACTTGAAGGactaaaatactttaaaactCATCTTCTTTTAGCGTATCTTCGACACATTTTAATACTGCCTGGCAGCTCACCAGGCAGGTGACCAATCATTTACTCATACTGTAGACTATAAAGCATACGGGACACCAACTCACTCAACGAAATACTTTTATTCTTTGCCTACCTCAAGTTCCCCTTACTTTCCTCCAAGAAGTAGAGATAGGGAAAACTAAAGTTCCCAACAATTTGATTACTCAGAAGGAGTAAATGCTTGTAAAATTGTTATGTAATAAGCCATGCCATTTTAAGTAGTTCAATGAAATAAAATCGCATTAGCAAAGACAGAAAGGGGTTAAAGGGGACGACgtgatttggtttttttttttttttcatctttcatGTCTGTTTTACTTTCCATATTTGGAGTTGGTGACTGCTCCCGAACATATGTCACCTCTTTGAGAATGCAATGTCTCTTAATATTGCACTCAACACTTGATGACATGGATATATCAATATCACCTTCAAAAACCCTCCTGGTAGATagaaaaactttagaaaaatttgaaACATAGTATCACCCTACAGCTGATCTTACAGAGTTTTGAGGGGCTGCTTATTTTTGgggaaatgttttttttttccttatttacTTTGCTGTAAATATGACAAATGAAACAAGATAAATACTAATTATAGGGTTGCCTTAGTCGGAGATTGAACTAATACTAACAAGAAGATAGTCTTTGGACTAAAGCAAAAAAAGTAAGGAATCCTCCCAATACTTCTGCAACACCTTCAACTAACTCCCATAAGAAAGGAAAGGAATCTAAGAGTGAGTGGGGAAGTTTGGCtgaaacatgcctaactataagAATCCAGATACAGAAAACAAACTAAAAAAAATTAGAGTATACCTGAAGAAGTGATTCCGAAGAATATTTACAAGAGCCCGTAACCTCATCACGGCAAGAATGGATGGTTTTGAACTGGTCAACGTCGAGCTTTTTGTTGATGAATCCAACTTGGAAATATATGGAGTCGGAGGGTGGCAAATCGACCTTGATCTCATTCACATCGAACCACAAGAAGAACCGCTGCACCTGGATGCCTTCCAAATCGGTAATGGAGCCATAACCCAGTTTTCCAGTGATGGTCTTTTCGTAGTAGACCAAGTACTCGAATTGAATGTAGCAAGGGCTGTCCAACATGACGATGAACCTCTCATCATCGTGGAGGACATAATCGGTGACAGTGCTTGGTAGAAGCCCACTGGGGAGACCGAATTTAGGAAGGATATCCCAGACAGAGGGAGGAGCAGGCTGAGGCTCAAGGACTGATAGAGATTTGGGGATTGAAATGAGGAAGATTAGATAGGCTAGAGCTAAACCCAGATGGGAGTTGAAGTGGTTAGCCGCCATGGATGGAAGatggaagaaaagaaatgaaagtttagtgaagatatttgagtctgcGGTCTCTGTATATCCTTTTCATCTAATATAGAGCCTAATAGAGATTAAATCTATTAACGAAGACCGTAGCATGGTAACAAGTGTTGCGGCTACATTCCGCAAGCCCATCTCATATGCTGGTTGAAGCCGGCGTAAGATTTCTAAAGAGGCAGAAAAATCTGCCTTTGCACAGCTGGTGGTGTGCCACATTGATAAAATTACTTTTTTCTATAGTAAACTGACATAGGATTTCCATTTTATAAAATACTAAAGCTTAGGATCACCTGCTTCCACTTAAGTTTTTATGAATTAGagctattataattttttttctcatATATCGAATTTCACTCATTGACTAAAAACATTCACATAATATTGGTGGTCCAAAGATTTGGCTTAATTGGTAATGAATTGAGTTGCATGCTGGCCCCCATGTTTTTTTATAGTTTTGAGCAAAAGTATCACGTAAGTTATTGTAATAAAAGTTAAATTAGatgtaatattttttataaaaaaattaataaattagttTCTATATATAAGATTAAAAGATAAATATATCGTTAGCATGATGCATGATTATTCTATTAATCATGctaatttttaacaatagaaatagatgaaatttttaataaaaaattaatttactctttTAATCTAATGTATGCGAATTAATTTATCCATTCTTAAGTAAAAGAGGCAAAATACAAATTGATGGATTTATTTTTTAAAGTGTTGTTGTGTGTTAGGTTCTTTTAGGAAGGTTTGGCTCTTTTGTGGTTTATAAGGCCTTCTTGTTTCTGTACAGTATTGCTGTGTAATCCACATTGACGtggttttaattattttcaatttgatcccAATTGAtgacaaaattataaaaagaggACAACTTAATCAATTAAACTTATACATTGAAGTTGATTGCACTAACCAACCACGTcaacaaatataaataaatttataatattataaaaatattaaaaatataaacaagcgcttaaaattattaaaattataacaaattataaatttcatttttatattataatataaacaagcgcttccattattttctttttcttttcgtttcaaacaAAAGTTGAAGACAATACTTCCTCCTTCCTTATTTATCTACTTTATATCTCAATGTAGGATCCCGCTTAGTTGGAGATTGAAGtataatattaacatattttatatttgtttaaatttattttgatcgatataagagtttaaaattttattttaattcatatttgtaaatatttaaccACACTCATTTTAGACTCgtctatattatttttaaagaataaataatatgtatttatattatttaataatttaataattttatttattaaaattttatatataatcatattaacatttttaatatttacattatagtaacattatatattattatatatttaatttttatgtgttataaattatataatgtataaaaataatataatataaaacattacaaACTTAAAAAAATAGATTGGGCTTAGGCCTTAAATGTTGTTGTTAAGCCTCACCTTTCCACCGTTACAACTTTTAGTTTTAGAGAATAGCCCAAAACTAGTTGAATATTAAAAGAAGGATAATGAAATTGTATTGTTGTTGGGTTTGCTCTTTTAGCTCTCTCATGTGCTGTTGTTGATATGTAGGGGTGTATTCAATTCGGGTTTGTTtgaattaaattgttttatttggTTTTTTTACTTTTGAAATTGATAATGTCTAAAGTGATAATTATGGTTGAATTCAATTGGTcagttttttattaaatttaggctttgtaaaataaaataacatcatCTTAAAAATCTAATATTGCAAttcttaattttgtttttcacAACAATCATAATTCATGCTCTAGATTTATTTATACATTTAAAAAGTCaattaaataattcaattaatatCATAATCATTGTAGTAGGTCAAATTTGCCTGAcctatataaaaacaaaaaaacaaaccaaaaataaaaataaataaaattataacagtCCATTAAATGATTAAAGTCCAATTACATAGCCCAAACCTAATTACATAACCTAGACCTATTTTTAAAAAATCCAAGACCCAAATACAGGCCCAATAGGCCTAATGTCTAAAGCAAGAGCCAAGACAGAAACCCTAGCAGCCTTGGCTTGCGCCGCAACACCCCCAGCAGCCTCCAGGCGCCGTACAACGTTCGTGCCTCCACGTCAACAGATCCTCGACGCCAAAGACAGCTCTCTCCGACGCCAACAAGACCAGACTGCAAAGAAATAGACAAAATGACAACAGCAACAATGGCCAATACAAAAAAGAACAAAATtgtattcttttatttcttttttttgaacattcggctataaagccgatgAGTTTATATTGTATAAGGGTTCTTTTTTACTCAAGCATACAGAAGAAATAGAAAGCAAAAACAGAAGGTGATTTCCGATTAAGAGATCTCTAAATGCTTTATTTTCTttagtttcctttttttttttatttgtggtTCTTATATGtgaaagaaaataagagaaagaaaGGAGGAAAAGGGGCTTACCTGGTACGTGCATCATGGGTCACCCTCTACTTTGTTGAAATCGAAGTCAGGGGGAGACCTAGAGGCTAAAAATCTCGTCCTCTAGGCATGATGTGCAGGTGATTGTCCGGGGAATGGGAATCAATGGAGGAAAGGGGATCTAGGGTTTGTCAAATGAGAAGAAAAAGGGGGGAGGCTAATGTCCTGCTAGGGTTCGGCTTAATGAATCCTTATTTAGCCTTTTAAAGGAGCAAAAACGACGCCGTTTGGGCCAAATGTAATGGCcagaaaacgacgtcgtttgacACTATGCCCGACGACCCGACCCGAGAGCCcctgggatccgcgtgttttcgcgGTGAGGGgttaatttcatattaaatcccTCCCCTTTTGCCCTGCGTTTAAACCAGCCCATCTGCGCttctttttgctttttaatttCTTCCTATAATTTGCTCTATTTCGCAATCAAGTCAGCGCTTGAGCGCAGCGTTTTAAGGCATAGATTAATTCCATTCTGGGCCCCTACGCATTTGTGCGTTTCGCACTTTGGTCCCCTTTTTGATTACTTTATTTATAAATTAGCCCATTCATTGTAATTGTATTTTGATTAGATCCCCCTTTTATCTAAATAGTTCATTCCCTTTATAATTTGcccctatttttttattttataaattattttaataattttatttcattttaaaaccaCTATtgtaatgttttattttttttatatatacgctattatacatatgtatacatactttatagtaaaattattttattctatGCATCTTATTAATTCTATATTATTTTACGATATAgtcttttaaatttattctcgtctttt
Above is a genomic segment from Gossypium arboreum isolate Shixiya-1 chromosome 8, ASM2569848v2, whole genome shotgun sequence containing:
- the LOC108481921 gene encoding uncharacterized protein LOC108481921 isoform X1, giving the protein MAANHFNSHLGLALAYLIFLISIPKSLSVLEPQPAPPSVWDILPKFGLPSGLLPSTVTDYVLHDDERFIVMLDSPCYIQFEYLVYYEKTITGKLGYGSITDLEGIQVQRFFLWFDVNEIKVDLPPSDSIYFQVGFINKKLDVDQFKTIHSCRDEVTGSCKYSSESLLQLPTPRNEIEELITE
- the LOC108481921 gene encoding uncharacterized protein LOC108481921 isoform X2, whose amino-acid sequence is MAANHFNSHLGLALAYLIFLISIPKSLSVLEPQPAPPSVWDILPKFGLPSGLLPSTVTDYVLHDDERFIVMLDSPCYIQFEYLVYYEKTITGKLGYGSITDLEGIQVQRFFLWFDVNEIKVDLPPSDSIYFQVGFINKKLDVDQFKTIHSCRDEVTGSCKYSSESLLQ